From a region of the Halorussus caseinilyticus genome:
- a CDS encoding type II toxin-antitoxin system VapC family toxin, translating to MSIFIDTGVFYAHHDEDAARHETAKAFFDRVLDGDFGQPYTNDYILDEAVTLTRRRTNDVTAATTIADRILGNDPYPDVLTFDHVTPDIFEAAFECFTTYDDHTLSFTDATTIAHSQLRDIDSIASFDDDFDGIHERTDPSIVTM from the coding sequence ATGAGCATCTTCATCGATACGGGTGTGTTCTACGCCCACCACGACGAGGATGCCGCGAGACACGAGACGGCGAAAGCGTTCTTCGACCGCGTCCTCGACGGTGACTTCGGTCAACCGTACACGAACGACTACATTCTGGACGAGGCAGTAACACTCACGCGAAGACGGACGAACGATGTCACTGCCGCGACTACGATTGCCGACCGGATTCTCGGCAACGACCCTTATCCGGACGTACTCACCTTCGACCACGTTACTCCCGATATTTTCGAAGCCGCGTTCGAGTGTTTCACCACGTACGACGACCACACACTCAGTTTCACGGACGCAACGACAATCGCACATAGTCAATTGCGAGACATCGACTCAATTGCGAGCTTCGACGACGATTTCGACGGCATCCACGAGCGGACTGATCCGAGTATCGTCACGATGTAG
- a CDS encoding helix-turn-helix domain-containing protein yields MASNLSNADAESETDVVRVEAAVEQVLNGVRVGLDGATAKTLDTLQLLATIEGPVSISELASDSDAAKSTVARHVTQLAEAGAVRTSAEGKTKQVELTLTGRLLLRTHAESM; encoded by the coding sequence GTGGCGTCGAACCTATCCAACGCCGACGCCGAGAGTGAGACCGATGTGGTCCGGGTGGAAGCGGCCGTCGAACAAGTCTTGAACGGCGTGCGGGTCGGACTTGACGGCGCGACCGCGAAGACGCTCGACACGTTGCAACTTCTCGCAACTATCGAGGGGCCAGTTTCGATTTCCGAGTTAGCGAGCGACAGCGACGCCGCGAAGAGTACAGTCGCCCGGCATGTGACGCAACTCGCGGAAGCAGGTGCAGTTCGGACTAGTGCAGAAGGGAAGACCAAGCAGGTCGAACTGACGCTCACCGGACGGCTACTCCTCCGAACGCACGCCGAGTCCATGTAA
- a CDS encoding type II toxin-antitoxin system VapC family toxin: protein MITSVDTNALLALLYEDGYADASEDALRSAYQDGKVVIPSIVYAELAADGHFETTSNLDQFLEDFSIQLEDPSPAALFRAGEQFQQYADRRPDGLQCPSCGTKQTVRCEECGGELAPRQHIAADFVIGGHAVADADALISFDDAFYDTYFPSLTVFPE from the coding sequence GTGATCACGTCGGTTGATACGAATGCACTCCTCGCGTTGTTGTACGAGGATGGCTATGCGGACGCAAGTGAGGACGCACTCCGAAGCGCCTATCAGGACGGCAAAGTCGTCATTCCATCCATCGTCTACGCAGAACTTGCGGCCGATGGTCACTTCGAGACGACGTCCAACCTTGACCAGTTTCTCGAGGACTTCAGCATTCAGCTCGAAGACCCGTCTCCAGCCGCGCTCTTCCGAGCAGGTGAACAATTCCAACAGTATGCTGACCGACGGCCAGACGGGCTTCAGTGTCCCTCCTGTGGTACGAAGCAGACCGTGCGATGTGAGGAGTGCGGTGGCGAACTCGCGCCACGCCAGCACATCGCCGCCGATTTCGTCATCGGTGGTCACGCGGTCGCTGATGCAGATGCACTCATCAGCTTTGACGATGCATTCTACGACACGTACTTTCCGTCGCTGACTGTCTTCCCAGAGTGA
- a CDS encoding AbrB/MazE/SpoVT family DNA-binding domain-containing protein — protein sequence MPRVTTKGQVTIPKEIRDALGIEPGDELAFEKTDAGYTIQKQEPTTANGENPFEKYRGSAESEASMPERMRRLRGEYPRDVNDDEDDGDSGAEA from the coding sequence ATGCCTCGGGTCACTACCAAAGGTCAGGTCACGATTCCGAAGGAGATTCGTGACGCCCTCGGAATTGAACCGGGCGACGAACTCGCCTTCGAGAAAACAGACGCTGGCTATACGATTCAGAAACAAGAACCGACGACAGCCAACGGTGAGAACCCGTTCGAAAAATACCGCGGAAGCGCGGAGAGCGAAGCGTCGATGCCTGAGCGAATGCGCCGACTCCGCGGCGAATATCCACGAGATGTGAACGACGACGAGGACGACGGAGACTCGGGGGCTGAGGCGTGA
- a CDS encoding multicopper oxidase family protein has protein sequence MGLDTTVWGYGGSYPAPTIEARPDRPVEVEYINNLPTDHLLSVDERVHGAEPPAPESRTVTHLHGGVTGPRSDGYPEAWVDPNGNTAADFPAIHDSPVPHQQVKEYPNKQEPATLWYHDHALGATRLNVYAGLAGFYLLRDPMENSLPKGDYEVPIVIQDRSFNSDGSLQYSDGTDDDYEAEFFGDVPVVNGKAYPYIEVEPRKYRFRFLNGSNGRVFNLNLRNETAPGVPTMNQIATDLGFLDSVATIGPGGDQSSLLLGGAERADIVIDFSDFEGQTFTLTNNAPTPYAGETVPISESDMPEIMRFKVTDSVTEEDETIPLSRFLTQINKRYPEPDVTDSGTTRYMTLDTGTLEVAPGIEYDSHFLNRSQWTDEEAVVQPTFGTSEEWVLANVTGDSHPIHLHLADFEVVGRRTFNAEAFDEARQAGEDPAVADYLEGPVIQPDPGEQGPKDTVLVNPNEAAIIRPAFTGFTGRYVWHCHILEHEDQEMMLPYEVVPDE, from the coding sequence ATGGGACTCGATACGACCGTCTGGGGCTACGGAGGAAGCTATCCGGCGCCGACTATCGAAGCCCGGCCCGACCGCCCGGTCGAGGTCGAATATATCAACAACCTCCCGACCGACCACCTGCTGAGCGTCGACGAACGAGTCCATGGTGCTGAACCCCCGGCCCCCGAGTCGCGGACTGTGACCCACCTCCACGGCGGCGTGACCGGGCCACGTAGCGACGGCTACCCAGAGGCGTGGGTTGACCCCAACGGGAACACTGCCGCTGACTTCCCGGCGATTCACGACAGTCCGGTCCCCCACCAGCAGGTCAAAGAGTACCCCAACAAGCAGGAACCGGCGACGTTGTGGTATCACGACCATGCGCTCGGAGCGACACGCCTGAACGTCTACGCGGGCCTCGCCGGGTTCTACCTGCTCCGGGACCCCATGGAGAACAGTCTCCCCAAAGGCGACTACGAGGTCCCAATCGTCATCCAAGACCGCTCGTTCAACAGCGACGGCTCGCTCCAATACTCGGACGGCACCGACGACGACTACGAAGCGGAGTTCTTCGGCGACGTGCCCGTCGTCAACGGCAAAGCCTACCCGTACATCGAGGTCGAACCGCGCAAATATCGCTTCCGGTTCCTGAACGGGTCGAACGGACGAGTGTTCAACCTCAACCTCAGGAACGAGACGGCCCCGGGCGTGCCGACGATGAACCAGATCGCTACCGATCTCGGATTCCTCGACTCAGTTGCGACAATCGGGCCGGGTGGCGACCAGTCTTCGCTACTACTCGGCGGTGCGGAACGGGCGGACATCGTCATCGACTTCTCCGACTTCGAGGGCCAGACCTTCACGCTCACCAACAACGCTCCGACGCCGTATGCGGGTGAGACCGTCCCCATCTCCGAGTCGGACATGCCGGAAATCATGCGGTTCAAGGTCACGGACTCAGTGACCGAGGAGGACGAAACCATCCCGCTGTCACGGTTCCTGACCCAGATCAACAAGCGGTATCCGGAACCTGACGTGACGGATTCAGGTACCACCCGGTACATGACCCTCGACACGGGCACACTTGAGGTCGCACCGGGCATCGAGTACGACAGCCACTTCCTCAATCGGTCCCAGTGGACCGACGAGGAGGCAGTGGTCCAGCCGACGTTTGGGACCTCGGAGGAGTGGGTGTTGGCGAACGTGACGGGTGACTCACATCCGATTCATCTCCATCTAGCCGACTTCGAGGTGGTGGGGCGGCGGACGTTCAACGCGGAAGCGTTCGATGAAGCGCGGCAAGCCGGTGAGGACCCGGCAGTGGCGGACTACCTCGAAGGGCCGGTTATCCAACCGGATCCGGGTGAGCAAGGCCCCAAGGACACAGTCTTGGTGAATCCGAACGAGGCCGCTATTATCAGACCGGCCTTTACCGGGTTCACTGGCCGGTACGTCTGGCACTGTCACATCCTTGAACACGAGGACCAGGAAATGATGCTACCCTACGAGGTGGTACCTGACGAATAG
- a CDS encoding RPA12/RPB9/RPC11 RNA polymerase family protein codes for MQFCDECGSMMHTEGETWVCRSCENEELRDSQAEAAMAIKDGQQNDGAPAVADATQGSSETMQEPCPADDCDSDRAYYEMMPKPGGSYEVRLFTCVECGYKWRES; via the coding sequence ATGCAATTCTGTGACGAGTGTGGTTCGATGATGCACACGGAGGGCGAGACGTGGGTGTGTCGCTCCTGTGAGAACGAGGAGTTGCGGGACTCGCAAGCAGAAGCGGCGATGGCAATCAAGGATGGACAGCAGAACGACGGGGCACCCGCCGTGGCCGACGCGACCCAAGGCTCCAGCGAGACGATGCAGGAGCCCTGCCCGGCGGACGACTGCGACAGCGACCGGGCCTACTACGAGATGATGCCGAAGCCGGGCGGCTCCTACGAGGTTCGACTATTCACCTGCGTCGAGTGCGGCTACAAGTGGCGCGAGTCCTGA